The proteins below come from a single Malus domestica chromosome 03, GDT2T_hap1 genomic window:
- the LOC103430568 gene encoding uncharacterized protein yields the protein MEEPPTQSFLYETLPALSLPTPNQSPPPPEDLEPYSVFRNEITLSTPQCAPVDTTAPDFFSLDVAADEPDPIRASSSSGRLAEPWPSLHQSEPTTPAPQEPKLESGWFRGHCKFRSPMVQLHKEIVDFCDFLSPTPEEQEARSAAVKRVSDLIKYIFPRSKVEVFGSFKTGLYLPASDIDAVIMGSGVKTPQEGLKALSRALSQMGLAKRIQVIGKARVPIIKFVEKTSGIAFDISFDIEGGPKAAEFIQDAVSKWPPLRPLCLILKVFLQQRELNEVYSGGLGSYALLTMIMAMLHSLRECRPPEQNLGVLLVNFFDFYGRKLNTSDVGVSCNGAGTFFKKSVKGFLSNGRPFLLAIEDPQAPENDVGKNSFNYFQIRSAFSMAYTTLTNPKVIMGLGPNRSILGTIIRPDSALVERKGGPGMVTFNSLLPGAGEPVQLEHDPQELLGNWQFNDEDDPLPRGHDSAAGDSGQSSGKKRKASFKEKSGKKGKEYWEVGKKIRYEENGSRRERSRHEENGSRKDKGKKKMRRRRHSQDGANSFGPYGGAWTR from the exons ATGGAGGAGCCGCCGACACAAAGCTTTCTCTACGAAACCCTACCCGCCCTCTCTCTTCCCACCCCCAACCAATCTCCGCCGCCGCCCGAGGACCTCGAACCCTACTCCGTTTTCCGCAACGAAATTACTCTCTCCACTCCCCAATGCGCTCCGGTCGACACCACCGCCCCCGATTTCTTCTCACTCGACGTCGCCGCCGATGAACCCGACCCAATTCGTGCCTCCTCGTCTTCTGGCCGCCTAGCCGAGCCATGGCCGTCGCTTCACCAATCCGAGCCCACGACACCAGCTCCTCAAGAGCCGAAGCTCGAGAGCGGGTGGTTTCGCGGCCATTGTAAATTCAGGAGCCCTATGGTTCAGCTTCATAAAG AGATTGTGGATTTCTGTGATTTTCTGTCTCCAACTCCAGAAGAACAAGAGGCACGCAGTGCAGCAGTAAAACGGGTCTCGGACcttatcaaatatatatttccTCGGTCCAAG GTTGAAGTTTTTGGGTCCTTCAAGACGGGGCTATATCTTCCCGCTAGTGATATTGAT GCTGTCATTATGGGGTCAGGCGTCAAAACACCGCAGGAAGGATTGAAGGCCCTTTCTAGGGCGTTGTCACAGATGGGATTGGCAAAAAGGATACAG GTGATTGGAAAGGCACGTGTACCCATTATTAAGTTTGTAGAGAAAACAAGTGGCATTGCATTCGACATAAG TTTTGACATAGAAGGTGGACCAAAAGCTGCTGAATTTATTCAG GATGCAGTATCTAAGTGGCCTCCTTTGCGGCCtttgtgtttgattttgaaAGTCTTTTTACAACAGAGAGAGCTAAATGAG GTATACTCTGGTGGATTAGGTTCCTACGCTCTCCTTACAATGATCATGGCAATGTTGCAT AGCCTCAGGGAATGTCGACCTCCGGAACAAAACTTGGGAGTTCTTTTG GTAAACTTCTTTGATTTTTATGGACGCAAATTGAACACTTCAGATGTTGGTGTATCGTGCAATGGGGCAGGCACCTTTTTCAAAAAGAGTGTAAAAGG GTTCTTATCCAATGGACGACCTTTTCTTCTTGCCATTGAGGATCCCCAG GCACCGGAGAATGATGTCGGGAAGAACTCCTTCAACTATTTTCAG ATTAGATCAGCTTTTTCAATGGCTTACACTACATTGACAAACCCTAAGGTCATTATGGGCCTAGGGCCAAACAGGAGCATTCTCGGTACTATAATTAGGCCTGATTCGGCGTTGGTGGAACGCAAAGGAGGGCCTGGAATGGTAACTTTCAATAGCTTGCTTCCTGGAGCAGGGGAGCCAGTTCAGCTAGAACATGATCCACAGGAGTTACTGGGCAATTGGCAAttcaatgatgaagatgatcccCTGCCACGGGGACATGATTCTGCTGCAGGTGACAGTGGGCAATCATCGGGAAAGAAGAGAAAAGCTTCTTTTAAAGAAAAGTCCGGTAAGAAGGGCAAAGAATATTGGGAGGTGGGGAAGAAGATCAGATATGAAGAAAATGGCTCAAGGAGA
- the LOC139194115 gene encoding uncharacterized protein, which produces MSPTEWWIMYGTDAPTVRKLAIKVLSQTASSSACERNWSTFALIHTKQRNKLAHSSLEKLVYCYYNMKLQIRDKEAEIDHVDRGDPLDVFDIVGEDDDTEGNQLFQWIRPLHLDDDEGNPAPRVAEEARNEGINVERVLEEEVGSSSADSFEELLHPRPSNTGIPPFSNPTQPQHRADTNDSSSTRSGDSPTTGGGNDEGHSGAGGSGGGYGNYYGPPSPGYMSPFTGEANFTHATQDDDHGSRRAGPGIGAIGKDYTRRERGKGILSSQEDDSLSRTSDSVGLGSSNYGYTHNQPFPYPSYPIPVGMESSDSWKQSQPQSSNDFSYGQPQPISDPYGWHINNYMQNYFGDLSFDNYSSQYTHSTHRDDEDSDKFEPHKNSMWY; this is translated from the exons atgtctccta ctgaatggtggatcatgtatgggaccgatgcaccaactgtgagaaagttagcaataaaagtattatcacaaacagcttcctcatctgcttgtgaaagaaattggagcacatttgcactcatacacacaaagcaaagaaataagttggctcatagtagcttggaaaaattagtttattgctactacaacatgaagcttcaaattcgagataaggaagcagaaatcgatcatgtcgaccgtggtgacccactagatgtgtttgatattgttggtgaagatgatgatacggagggtaaccaactttttcaatggattagacctcttcatttagatgatgatgaaggcaacccagctcccagagttgctgaagaagcacgtaatgaagggataaatgtagaaagagtattagaggaggaggtgggatctagcagcgctgactctttcgaagaacttttgcacccaagaccaagcaacactggaattccacctttttccaatcctacacaaccacaacatcgtgctgatactaatgatagctctagtacaagatcaggagactcacctaccaccggaggtgggaatgatgaaggacatagtggagctggaggtagtggtggtggatatggaaactattatggaccaccatctcccggatatatgagccccttcactggtgaggcaaacttcacgcatgcaacacaggatgatgaccatggcagtaggcgggcaggaccaggaattggtgccatagggaaggactatactcgcagagaaagaggcaaagggattttgtcaagtcaagaagatgactcgttatctagaacttcagactctgttggattgggaagtagtaactatggttatactcataaccaaccatttccctacccttcatatcccattcctgttgggatggaatcgagcgactcatggaaacaatcccagcctcaatcttcaaatgatttttcttatggacaacctcaaccaatctcggatccatatgggtggcatattaacaattacatgcaaaactattttggggatttatcatttgataactactcttcacaatacactcattctacacatagagatgatgaagatagtgacaaatttgaacctcataagaactctatgtggtactaa